One segment of Chionomys nivalis chromosome 1, mChiNiv1.1, whole genome shotgun sequence DNA contains the following:
- the LOC130884992 gene encoding LOW QUALITY PROTEIN: taste receptor type 2 member 106-like (The sequence of the model RefSeq protein was modified relative to this genomic sequence to represent the inferred CDS: substituted 1 base at 1 genomic stop codon), which translates to MPTIVEGILLCFATSTSVLGVLVNGFILRKTCIDYVRQKKCSKIRFILTGLAISRICVTGVLIVDGYLKLFSPHMAASDTHVICVTYLWIIINHISTWLATSLNLFYLLKIANFSHYIFLCLKRRINTIFILLLGCLFISWSISFXQIMKMFNDHMQRRNTSWKLHLLKSEFLINHIVVNLGIFFFFMITIIICFLIIISIWRHSRQMKLNISGFNNINTEVHVKAIKVLISFIILFILHFMGVFLETLSFFKSGNKLLLALGLAIACIYPCCHSFILILANSQLNQAPLRALNQLKCCGKGTEVKTTWQT; encoded by the coding sequence ATGCCAACTATAGTTGAAGGCATTCTCCTTTGTTTTGCAACAAGTACGTCAGTGTTAGGAGTCCTAGTGAATGGATTTATCCTGCGTAAAACCTGCATTGACTATGTCAGGCAGAAGAAGTGCTCCAAGATCAGGTTCATTCTCACAGGCTTGGCTATTTCCAGAATCTGTGTCACAGGTGTACTCATTGTTGAtggatatttaaaattattttctccacATATGGCTGCCTCTGACACCCACGTTATATGTGTTACTTATCTGTGGATAATTATCAATCATATAAGTACATGGCTTGCCACAAGCCTCAACCTCTTCTATCTGCTGAAGATAGCAAATTTTTCTCactacatctttctctgcttgaAGAGAAGAATCAATACGATCTTTATTCTTCTTCTGGGATGCTTGTTTATATCATGGTCAATTTCTTTTTGACAAATAATGAAGATGTTTAATGATCACATGCAACGCAGAAATACATCCTGGAAGCTTCACCTTCTTAAAAGTGAGTTCCTTATAAACCATATTGTTGTCAACTTgggaatctttttcttctttatgataACTATCATTATATGTTTCCTAATAATTATTTCAATTTGGAGGCACAGCAGGCAGATGAAGTTGAATATCTCAGGCTTCAATAACATTAACACAGAAGTTCATGTGAAAGccataaaagttttaatttcttttattatccTGTTTATCTTGCATTTCATGGGTGTTTTCTTAGAAACCCTGAGCTTTTTCAAATCAGGAAATAAATTGCTGCTTGCTTTGGGTTTGGCAATTGCATGCATATATCCTTGCTGTCACTCATTCATCCTAATTCTAGCAAACAGCCAACTGAATCAAGCACCTTTGAGGGCACTGAACCAACTAAAGTGCTGTGGGAAAGGCACAGAGGTCAAAACAACATGGCAAACTTAG